A section of the Cydia splendana chromosome 1, ilCydSple1.2, whole genome shotgun sequence genome encodes:
- the LOC134796053 gene encoding pseudouridine-5'-phosphatase-like yields the protein MAFKKVSHVLFDLDGLLIDSEILYTQAFTTVCAKFGKEFTWDLKSSLLGFQGHECAEKIITTLELPLSVQEFIKLCQKEYEVLFPKVQSMPGAQRLVEHLHSKGIPIAMATSSAQDSVDMKMRNFQEFVGLFHHLTMGSTDPEVTKGKPDPAIFLVCASRFPDKPKPEDCLVFEDAVNGVKAANAANMQVVAVPDPRIDPALLSTATLVLNSLEEFKPELFGLPAFD from the exons ATGGCGTTCAAGAAAGTATCGCATGTGTTGTTTGATTTAGATGGTCTGCTAATAG ATTCTGAAATTTTGTACACGCAAGCATTTACCACTGTTTGCGCTAAATTTGGCAAAGAATTCACGTGGGATCTGAAGTCGAGCCTGCTGGGCTTCCAAGGCCACGAATGCGCGGAGAAAATAATTACAACTCTGGAGCTACCACTTTCTGTGCAAGAGTTCATTAAATTATGTCAAAAGGAATATGAGGTACTGTTCCCCAAAGTCCAGTCCATGCCAG gtgcacaGAGACTAGTAGAGCACTTACACTCCAAGGGTATTCCTATAGCAATGGCCACTAGCTCTGCTCAAGACAGTGTGGACATGAAAATGAGGAACTTTCAGGAGTTTGTGGGTCTGTTTCACCACCTCACCATGGGCTCAACGGACCCTGAAGTTACCAAGGGCAAGCCAGACCCAGCCATTTTCTTAGTGTGTGCCTCCAGGTTTCCTGATAAACCTAAACCGGAAGAT TGTCTTGTATTTGAAGATGCAGTTAATGGAGTAAAGGCGGCAAATGCAGCAAATATGCAAGTAGTAGCAGTACCTGACCCTCGCATAGATCCCGCCTTACTAAGTACTGCCACTTTAGTCTTGAATTCATTAGAAGAATTTAAGCCAGAGCTATTTGGTCTTCCAGCTTTTGATTAA